The stretch of DNA GTAGCTGattctttctttttcatgtctTTCTCCCATAGTTTATATAAATGTGACAGCTGAAGAGTCTGCAAACATTGCTCTTAAATGTTATGCGGATACTCAAACTGATGTCGATGACGTGACATGGATTCATAATGACAAGAAAGTGCTATATTACCTAAAGGATGGACACACAAATCTCGGCGAAGGCTATGAAGGCAGAGTATCACTAACACGTGATGGATTCAGATATGGTGATCTCTCTCTGACTCTCACGGAGGTCCAAAAGACAGACGCAGGGTTATATCGCTGTTTTGTCCATGATGAAACAACTAAAGGAGACCCACACGCCTATATGTTACATGTGAATGATAAGATGGGAAAACCAAAAAACTCTGAGGTCATCTATCTTCTACTAGGagccataataataataataatagtccTCTTTGCCATCATTGTGATTTTCTCAGTTTTGCTGTATAAGAGAAAAACCTCTCCATCACCCACAGATGTCAATCACCCATTAACATCAGATACATTCAGTCAACCCAGCAAGAGAATCAATGGATTTTAAAGTTCATCTTCGTGACAGATTGCAATTATTAGTTTTGTCAACAATTGCTTAAGCCCAGCAAACTCTTTATTTCCTTGTAATATTCACTGAAAAGTCTCTGTAGTTTGACTTATAtgcactttaactctttccccgccagcatttttcatgattttcacaaaagttgaatgccttccagaaaattctcctttttaaatatataaacatacagaccctctgcttttaaacaaaaaaatcagtttcatcctacctttgtgtgtactgtttttatcacctctcaaatatgtgtattttcatttttgtgaaggacttttgatagagatcagatgcagagcgatccttaaaaaaatacacagacaTACTGTATAAAGTTATTTTAGGCATATCATTATCCCATACTCATAAGATAATGATTAAAACATGCACTCACATatctatggtttttaaaaacaaaactttttaatgtttaagacattttgaccccatttcctgtttttttgtccgctgtggatcccaacctctatgtgtttattatacaacaaatgcaattctgtcagcaATTCTAGTTTTAgaacgcctctgatttaaacatgagggtttttaaaatgaaacggccatgtgacttttatgacaaaacctattcgatcttaattttttgttttaacatccaaacgTTTTTATACACAATCCATAATTAAACAtaggtgtgtatgagtaagtttatatctaatgtcacatGAGCAGCACCAAGTCGcgcttgtgtctgtgtgtgtgcatccagtctgtttatgtgtgggcgtgtttatgaccctgtgtgtgtgtgtgtgtgtgtgtatgtttgcatgggggtctatgatgtctctgtttgttactaaagttttgatattaagtctgtcctcattgacaataagtaagggttttttagattttagtcttcattacacagatactgattaaatcatgttatccattatttgcgatttaaagaaacttaaaaggtttaagacattttatatcACATtttggtgtttatttttaattaatacagcCTTAAACCCCAGCTGTTATCCATTTGgggaataataaaatgtatgcatATATTATGCATATATACTTGAGTGACGTTTAAAACCAGCATCTTTAAATAATGCCTTTTTCCAGTTGGAAAACCCAAATTCAGATGTAAAGGAAGATTCCGTGGAACCTGGGAGGCAAAAGTGGCGGCAGGCAAAGCAGTAACTTGCATTTTGACTTACAGAGTACTCTAGCCATGGATTGTCCTTATACCAAAAGCTGTTGAATGACCTTGTAAGTTTTCCAAATGGGGTTCGTGGAAACCTGGCGAGACATGGCTGAACAGGTTCTTCATCCTTCGATCTTGAGATGTCTAtaagtaaaaatgaaatgaaataaatacaGCAGACACTTTTTATTATATCAGATCAAGAAGTGAACAACACTAGTCTAGATCATGGCTAATATactgttaaaggggacatattatgaaaatctgacattttccatgtttaagtgctataattgggtccccagtgcttctaccaacctagaaaatatgaaaaagatcaacccagtagcttagttttggtaaaccattctctgcaagcatgtgaaaaaataagtcattgtaatttggctcctattgtgatgtcagaatagcataataccgccccctttatctgcactatccaaccaaagcacagccatttagtgcagagaggaagggagagagagaaaataattcacagcacaattgagttttaattgcaacaaaccaccatcattgtgatcagtgtttgcacttcatcagctcatttgcattctaaatgacacacaaaaacggcacacttcaggcctacaaagtggtaattttaacatgctgaTATTAATTATCAGTGTGGTactttgagctagaacttcaatTACGCActatggggacaccaaagatttactatacatcttaaaaaataatatataaaaaaaaaaataataataataatatgtcccctttaatgtttttgtaCATGGCTAATGTACCTACCACTTGGTCCTTTTGGTGCACATGTGATGCTTGAGCTGGGTGTGGGGGGTTCAGTGCATTGTTCTTCTTTTTCTGTTATTACTGGCTCGCCGTGTTCCTCATCACTGGTAGAAATAACAGTCTCACTCTGGTCTTCTGAAATTGTATGAATTATAAAATTATCATTGGATAATATACCATAATACTTTGCACAAAAATCATCACACAATCTGAATGCAAGACACAATTTACTGCCTCTGCTTACTGCTCTGACCTGCTGGTGATACACTGGGTTCTTGGGTGTCACCATCTTTCTCTTCTTGACTTCCCTGTCCACCACCTACATATGGTTCACTACGACAGCTGACACTGGGTTCTTGGGTGTCACCATCTTTCTCTTCTTGACTTCCCTGTCCACCACCTACATATGGTTCACTATGACAGCTGACACTGGGTTCTTGGGTGTCACCATCTTTCTCTTCTTGACTTCCCTGTCCACCACCATATGGTTCACTACGACAGCTGACACTGGGATCTGGTTGGCCCTGATCTCCACCTGACTTTTGCTTCTTTAGAAAGAAGTTTGTAATATAGCCTTTTCTCTTCATTCTGCTGTCCCTATACAAAGGAAAACTTGGTTACACACCTCATGAAGAAACCAAAATTTGGAACAATTTGCTTGTTATTATTTACCATGAGTACACCgttactaataataaaaatactacAGTAATACATTATGACAAATCTGAGTATATTGAGGTCTAGCCTATTTGACAACACAAGGAAAATTGCTTAACCCTTAAACAGGCAATGTGCACCACGGGATACGCTCTCTTCAGTGTCTTGTTTGgggcataaaaaagatttttcaatCAAATCCTTATATCACTTATCAAACCTTGGTCTGTCTTGAATATGTGGGTAACATTATTtgcttcaagtttttttttatcaattggTCAGCCTGACCTAAATCCAACATGGCCACCGGTTTTGCAGGACAGTCAGATTTTGTGGTaagtaaatgaatattaatcttacttttcttctttaaaaaaaatattaatactgcTAATATTAATTGTGAACATTGTCTTGAGGTGCTAAAGAAGAAAATTTGGttatatgttgtttattttgttatttagcGCATTTTGAAATATACGTATCCCCTGAGATACATTGCCTGATTAGGGTATAAAAAAGGGATTAACCACAATATTGCCTATCTttgtattttaagttgaaaaatgtaACAAATGATCAAATTTGCAGGTTAAACTGATATTCGTATATTTAGGTGACTGCATCTTAGCATTTTAACTGGATATTTTCTTTCACGGCTTCACAACagctaattttatgttataagGAATAATAGGGAATATGAGTTATAGAGCTGATACCAATGAATTCTTCAGATTTTGAGAAAAGTGATGAAgatgaattttttttgtgaCGGTGCAGTGGTGTATTAGAACCAAGAAATTTTGGTAATTTTCCTCATACCAGGCATGCATTCCTCTAAATTGCAGCCAATAAGAGGCCTCTGATTGAAACACATATAGACCCATATAGTTTACATTGAGGGGTAGGTCAGGGAGTATGCAAAATTAATCAATTCTTAAATAATTTACCAAACTattattatctaaaaaaaaattattttttgcagatGGAGCAGAAAAAGCACCAACGAAGCCAATGAAGACATTCAAAAACTGCTCATTCTTAGTTAGGCCTACTTACATTTAGTTGTGTTATTTACATGCATTGTTACTAGTAAACCtgttgtttacactttttaaaatcgATGAAAAAATATGTCTGGCATGTTTTAGAGCAAGAGAGGAAGTCAGAATCGCATAATTTTTgctgcaaataaaaaataaattttgatgaCTTAATCCTTTTTTTATACCTTAATAGGGCAATGTATCCTGGGAGATACAACTCATAAAATCCTGaatatatcaaatatttaaaaaattccaaTGAATTTCTTTTACATAAGTCCAGATGATACAAAAAAtgtcatgaaataattttttgctcAATGTTTTCCACTCTTGCCTGTTTAAGGGTTAAAGACGTCTAGACATGTTGGGGTGgcttcccagacagggattatattaagccaggactagaccttaatttaaataggaaataaaactagttttatcaaacatgccttactaaaaacattacttatgtgcattttgaggcaaaacaaaaagcactgatgtattttaagatatgtcaatgcaagaCAAGTTGTTTTCTGTTTGGACAGATTTTAGGTTTTTAATAAGTTCAATATGCTGCATTACATGTGCCAATATGAATAAGCCTACATAATGTCTGTGATTGTTGCTGAACATATGCTAACGacgacatgttttttttatagtcTTAagggtagcactttattttacagtacgtgtatttaccttgtacatatatggtaaataaattGTACTTACCCGCAAATGTGTGgaacttacttttaggtatctacatggtaattcattggtatcattactgtacttactagtggtacatacttggtagttattatgtaactttagataagtactgggtaataacagatacatacatagtgtatgtatactgtaactaaccagaaacactactgtacttacaaattgtatatacatgataagtgtgtggtacctgtaggccagtgtaagctaatGACCGGCACATATGGTGTATGTATACCATACGTATATTATAACtaagaacaaacattactgatatGCCATTTTGTTACTCAATATATTTGTCCTTTTAACCAAGCATTAAATAACcgtatgcattaactactggtTACATTCAGTAGTATGTCCATGGTTACttcatggaaacaggactgtaaaataaagtgttgctttttacacagtaattacataggacctaccacctaagatatagcatcatatacatgtcactgtgaggcaaacccaactattgactataatacgcattaactactgggtacattcactagtacatccatggtaactgcatggaaacaggactgtaaaataaagtgttgctttttacacagttattacataggacctaccacagtggcggcgtttcacgaaaacctagggtatggcaaaaattattcgtacaagaaggccattcaaataacgaatctatgaaaccacattatatccatatgtgtacatactccaccaacctgtataaaatcatactatgattgcacggatgtacacttactgacaacaatacggaagcaatacaaatgaaaaactaaaatagaaatcatggttgtttaaaatgcttttcgaATGTTAACATTCTTAACTAAGTTCAACTCCAGCAAcatataaactaaaacaagataatatcaaaacatactgtaacatcccttcacaaatcttgtcatgacagccgccaataaacacttataaaaacacaataaagacgtttaatgatgtgatagagcacacgtagttaacccagccagctaaccaactaagactaaaacactacataaaacttttagtaaaacagggctaaatgcaaaaacaagtcttaccttttgtcgtcgtgcagtttttattccacaagtagccatattcaaaaacgcgcgcaaataattaatacaattcacttcgactgcgctacaatttcccagtgtaagagaacatttttatttatccacagagaacaaaaattacttctggaataatgtatgcaatatgcattgcgtgagtgtgggggagaaccacgagtctgtttgaatgttaaaacaaaaaaaggagtttatttgcgaaaataaagattataacaacAGCGGTCATCATGAAACCTTCTGCACAATtcaagctgcgctgcaagaatgacaggttgatgacatcaaagtaccgcgagggtgaggcgagaaatcatcggaagagtttgctttcaaaccgctctcgcggcacgttgaagtcatccacatgtcggttcctgtattatagcatgaagtcgagcacacgcgtaaattatccatattagtgatgtaccaatgttcagatatgttctactgaaaatatttacaattatttttaaggagcttcattatagcctgttgatttctggtgttttgtctgaatgctagggtatggcaactgccataccctgccatacgcaaacgccgcccctgTTTGACCGTGAACTCAGAAGTTATACTCAAGGATACAGACCTCATGTTTAGGACAGGAAATTCGGGAAGATCAGGCTCAGACAACTTCTCTATCGGGCGGATACCTTGGTGTAGGTCAAATATAGCTGCTGGATCCATGGTCAGTCGTTCTGTGTTGGTGTTTTAAAAGCAGGCAGAGGAtctacagtgaggaaaataagtatttgaacaccctgatattttgcaagttctcccacttagaaatcatggaggggtctgaaattgtcatcgtaggtgcatgtgcactgtgagagacataatcttaaaaaataaatccagaaatcacaatatatgatttttttaactatttatttgtatgatacagctgcaaatatatttgaacacctgtctatcagtTAGAATTCTGACCttcaaagacctgttagtctgcctttaaaatgtccacctccgctccatttattatcctaaattagatgcacctgtttgaggttgttagctgcataaagacacctgtccaccccatacaatcagtaagaaacTACTTACATgaccaagaccaaagagctgtccaaaaaCACTAGAGAAAAAAATTGTAGCGCGCACACCTCCACAAGTCTGGAAAGGGGGAAagggaaattgccaagcagcttggtcaaaaaaggtccactgttggagcaatcattagaaaatagaagaagctaaacatgactgtcaatctccctcggactggggctccatgcaagatctcacctcgtggggtctcaGTGATCCTAAGAAAGCTGAGAAATCAGCCCCGAACTACACGGGAgcagctggtcaatgacctgaaaagagctgggaccaccgtttccaaggttactgttggtaatacactaaaACATCATGATTTGTAATCATGCATGGCACAGAAGCTTGTAACATATTGTATGTgttatacatatatgatgttatgAGGACATCTAGTGTGTATGTTTTATTACTGAAGGTTAGTTAAATAAAGGTATGTGATGGAGCAGCAGCTCGTGTTCGTTTGTCTGTCTAAAGAACAGAATATGGTGTCAGAATAAAGCTGATATAAACGCAAAAAAAGAGGATGGTACAGTTACAGCCACCACTGCCATTGATTTTGCAAGGAAATCTTTTGGAAAATTGGAAGAACTGGATACAGAGGTTTAAACTTTTCTCACTAGCTAGCGTAGTAGCAGAGAAGTCTGAGACGGTGCAGTGTGCTACATTTCTGCACGTGGAGGGGGAAGATTCCATAAAAGTATGTAATACATTTGAGTTCTCAGAAGAGgagagaaataaaataaaagcaatGAAAGACAAGTTTAAAACTTACTGTGAGCCTTGGTGAAATCTACCGTACATCAGACACGTGTTTTTTACGAGATGGCAAGGTACTGCAGAATGAGATCTAAATGTACATCACTGATCTGAAAGCAAAGCAAAAGACTTGAGTTTGGTGATCTGCACAAATGAAAAGAGCAGTGACATTCTCAAGGATTTTGAGGATCTGTTTGAAGGATTAGGATGTTTACTCGGGGAACACCACATAATTGATCCAAATGTCAGACCAGTTGTGCATGCGCCGAGAAGGATACCTGTAGCTCTGCGAGAGAAAGTGGTTGAAGAACTACAAAGAATGGAGCAGATGGGGGTCATCGCAAAGCAAACTGAGCCAACTGAATGGGTCAACAGCATAGTAACTGTAGTTACATCAAAGAAAATGTGCATTTGTATGGATCCTAAAGATCTCAATTTGGCAATACAAAGAGAGCATTATCCAATGCTGACAGTAGAAGATGTGGTCTCCAGAATGCTGAATGCAAAGTACTTTTCTGTACTAGATGCCAATCAAGGGTTTTGGCAGATAAAGCTGGATCATGAAAGTTCAAAGCTTTGCACAAAGAACACGCCAATTGGGCGATACCATTTTCTTAGGTTACCTTTCGGTATATCCTCAGCGTCAGAAGTCTTTCAGAGATCCATAGCACAAATGATAGAAGGACTAGAAGGTGTGGTAAATATCATTGATGACTTGCTGGTGTGGGGAGACTCCATTCAAGAGCATGATGAGAGGCTAATAAAGCTGCTGGAATGTGCAAGAAAAAACAATTACAGGACACATACTGAGTGCTCAAGGAGTTAAGCCTGATGAAGAAATGGTAAGGGCAGTGACTGAAATTCCACCACCAAAAAGCAAGCAAGAACTACAAAGATTTCTTGGAGTAGTGCAATATCTGGCAAAGTTCATTCCAAATATGTCTGACATAAGTGCACCTTTGAGGAAATTGCTGGAGAAAGAGACAGAGAATGGCACTGGGAGGATGCTCAACAATAAAGTTTTGAAAGACTGAAATATTTGGTTACTCAAAGTCGTACTTTGAAAATGTTTGATGTGAACAAACCGGTCACATTGTCGGTCGATTCCAGTTCAGAAGGAATAGGAGCTGTGATTCTTCAAGAAAGGAAGCTTATGGCTCGAGAGCTCTGAATGACT from Paramisgurnus dabryanus chromosome 14, PD_genome_1.1, whole genome shotgun sequence encodes:
- the LOC135719190 gene encoding polymeric immunoglobulin receptor-like codes for the protein MMLLKILLVLLQFFKGISSQGFSVSAVVDHSAILPCNVSHCMEFHWIKNHPIRTPVAKCLKERCIIQEGFQGRFKLADDINNGNYSLLINSVKFNYRGIYQCKCDGITNDVTLQVDVYINVTAEESANIALKCYADTQTDVDDVTWIHNDKKVLYYLKDGHTNLGEGYEGRVSLTRDGFRYGDLSLTLTEVQKTDAGLYRCFVHDETTKGDPHAYMLHVNDKMGKPKNSEVIYLLLGAIIIIIIVLFAIIVIFSVLLYKRKTSPSPTDVNHPLTSDTFSQPSKRINGF